From Pagrus major chromosome 2, Pma_NU_1.0, one genomic window encodes:
- the LOC141019845 gene encoding prolactin-releasing peptide receptor has product MDVLMVEDFSMTNNTSHETGLARLEGSKSHGLNHSDPLDMFIGMELLYRFKSLFLPLYCLIVVVAGVGNSFLLACILADKKLHNATNFFIGNLAAWDLLMCLSCVPLTVSYAFDSHGWAFGRPLCHLVPLLQCATVFASVLSLTAIAVDRYVVVAHPVRRRISVWGCGAITLGVWLLALALAAPPSLYTRYLDLRPTGIDLVVCEEFWPNSGNLRLLYSCFILTTSYMIPLLSVSISYCAITVSLKRYSVPGEPSNSQQRWNQKRKRTFTLLLASVLAFALCWLPLQVLNLLLDLDPDFHIIDKRYINVLQVCCHLVAMSSACYNPFIYASLHSKVRMHLKGYLCPCRTRQRGMVERTMSRS; this is encoded by the exons ACCAGCCATGAAACAGGACTAGCAAGACTAGAAGGCAGCAAAAGCCACGGACTCAACCACAGTGACCCGCTGGACATGTTTATAGGCATGGAGCTGCTTTATCGTTTCAAATctctcttcctgcctctctACTGCCTCATAGTGGTGGTAGCCGGCGTTGGGAACTCCTTCCTCTTGGCTTGCATCTTGGCTGACAAGAAACTCCACAACGCCACCAACTTTTTCATCGGTAACCTAGCAGCTTGGGACCTGCTGATGTGTTTGAGTTGTGTTCCACTGACTGTGTCGTATGCCTTCGACAGCCACGGCTGGGCTTTTGGGAGACCCCTCTGCCACCTGGTCCCTTTGCTGCAATGTGCCACAGTGTTTGCATCAGTGCTTTCACTCACTGCCATTGCTGTGGACCGCTATGTTGTTGTAG CTCACCCAGTGCGGAGGAGGATCTCCGTGTGGGGTTGTGGTGCAATAACTCTGGGTGTCTGGCTTTTAGCTCTGGCCCTGGCTGCACCTCCATCTCTCTACACACGCTACCTGGACCTGCGACCCACTGGCATTGACCTGGTAGTGTGTGAGGAGTTCTGGCCGAATAGTGGAAACTTGCGACTGCTCTACTCTTGCTTCATTCTCACAACCTCCTATATGATCCCACTGCTGTCAGTCAGCATATCCTACTGTGCCATCACTGTCAGCCTAAAACGCTATTCGGTACCTGGGGAACCGTCCAACAGCCAGCAGCGCTGGAaccaaaagaggaagaggacctTCACTCTGCTCCTGGCCTCAGTGCTGGCCTTCGCCCTGTGTTGGCTGCCCCTGCAG GTGCTGAACCTGTTGCTGGACCTGGATCCAGACTTCCACATCATAGACAAGCGCTACATAAATGTCTTACAAGTCTGCTGTCATTTAGTGGCCATGAGCTCTGCGTGTTACAACCCCTTCATCTACGCCTCACTGCACAGCAAGGTGCGCATGCACCTGAAAGGCTACCTCTGTCCTTGTCGCACTCGCCAGCGGGGGATGGTGGAGAGAACGATGTCCAGGAGCTGA
- the gpr184 gene encoding G protein-coupled receptor 184 yields the protein MNVTAKPTPTANNTNSTVCVDIDINSPISDLLMSVYILAFVFGLIFNVLTVGPIWQQMRRQNVLGIFLLNLSISDLLFLFTMPLWMNYYRQNHHWQLGVPACSVAGFFYYSNMYISIYLLCCISVDRCLMVTYPLRSKTHRTSRYAWTQCSTVYVVVVVLHIMVLVNDNLKDAHDDQKGQDRCYETYPMQKPVALFNLLRVGVGFLLPLLVLAVSYWRVLATVGQSPGLSAQAKRKVRLLSFGVIGIFSVCYAPYHILLLIRSLVFYFSENLGSYCKFEQNMHFSFSCTLALSSLNCVVDPVLYVLVSNGVQEELKLCWRRHRRTQTDTDCALTAYNRGKSNTNLI from the coding sequence aTGAATGTCACAGCCAAACCAACACCAACAGCCAACAACACAAACtctactgtgtgtgttgatatcgacatcaacagtccaatcagTGACCTCCTGATGTCTGTCTACattctggcttttgtctttggCCTGATCTTCAATGTGCTGACAGTGGGCCCCATTTGGCAGCAAATGCGCCGGCAAAACGTTTTGGGCATCTTCCTCCTCAACCTGTCCATCTCTGACTTGCTTTTCCTCTTCACCATGCCCCTCTGGATGAATTATTACCGACAGAACCACCACTGGCAGCTGGGAGTACCCGCCTGCAGTGTAGCTGGCTTCTTCTACTACTCCAACATGTACATCAGCATCTACCTGCTCTGCTGCATCTCTGTGGACCGCTGCCTGATGGTCACCTACCCGCTCCGCTCCAAGACCCACCGTACTTCACGATACGCCTGGACACAGTGCAGCACTGTTTATGTGGTAGTGGTGGTACTGCACATCATGGTACTGGTCAATGATAATCTGAAAGACGCTCACGATGACCAAAAAGGCCAGGACCGTTGTTATGAGACTTACCCTATGCAGAAACCTGTCGCCTTGTTCAACCTACTCAGAGTGGGCGTTGGCTTCCTGCTGCCCCTGCTGGTGTTGGCCGTGAGCTACTGGAGGGTGCTGGCCACCGTTGGTCAGAGTCCCGGCCTGAGTGCCCAGGCTAAGAGGAAGGTCCGCCTGCTGTCCTTTGGGGTGATTGGCATCTTCTCAGTTTGCTACGCCCCATATCACATCCTCCTGCTCATACGCTCACTTGTCTTCTACTTCAGCGAGAACTTAGGAAGCTACTGCAAGTTTGAACAAAATATGCACTTTTCCTTCTCATGTACGCTGGCGCTGTCCAGTCTGAACTGCGTGGTGGACCCGGTGCTGTACGTGCTGGTCAGTAACGGAGTCCAGGAGGAGCTGAAACTGTGCTGGAGGAGGCACAGAAggacacagacagatacagactgTGCTCTGACTGCATACAACAGAGGGAAGTCTAATACCAATTTAATATAA